The genomic window ACACCAGGCAATGACGTCACCCACTCGTTGAGCGACATGCTGCTGCCGGTCGTGCGCAGCCCGATGCTTGATCTGGAAGAAGAATTGTTCGCCTACGAACTGGTGTTCTATCGCCAGGGCGCAGGCACCGACGCCGACACCACCCTGCCCGACGGCGTACTCTCCGGCATTACCGATGGTGCCATCACGCGTTTGGTGCGCGGCAACCGCGCCTTCATGCGCATGCCGCGCTCGCTGCTGCTGGAACAGACCGACGTGCTGGCGCATACACCACGTCTGGGCCTGATCATCGACCCGTTCCAGGTGCGCGACACCGCCGTCGTACAGCGTTTGCAGCAGCTCGCACTGCGCAATTGCCCCTTGATGCTCGACCTGGGTAGCCTCGATCCCGCCGCCTGCGAACCGCACGGCCCGCTCGAACCGTTGCTACGTCTTGCACGCTATGTGCGCATTGATGCCAAGGCGCTGGACGACGACACGCTCGCCAAACGCTGCAAGCAATTATTTGAGCGCGGATTGGGCGTGATTGCCGGCAATGTCGACGATCACCTGACCTATGGCCGCTGCAAAGACCTGCCATTCCAGTCGATTCAGGGCCGTTATCTGCTCGTGCCGCAGCAAATCGAAGTGCCGGTGCTGACACCCAACCGCCTGAGCCTGTTGCGCTTGATGAGTGCCTTGCAGGAGAACAACGCCGGTCCCGTGGAACTGGGTGACATCATCCGCGACGATGCCGTACTCAGTTACAAGCTGCTCGGCTGCGTGAATTCGGCTTATTTCGCCCTGCCGCGCCAGCTGAAATCAATCCAGCAGGCAGCGATCTTCTTTGGCGTCTCACGCATGCGCAACTGGATCAACACCATGGCGCTGAGCAGCATGGACGATCGTCCGCCAGAACTGCTGCGCGCCGCGCTGATCCGCGCGCACATGTGCGAAAAGCTCGCGCACGGCATGTCCACCGAACAACAGGACATGGCCTTCATGGCCGGCCTGCTCTCCCTGCTCGATACGCTGCTGTGCGCGCCGATGGAATTCGTGCTGAGCCATCTGCCACTGGCGCCGGAGATTCGCGAAGCGCTGGTGGAAGAACGCGGACCTTTCGCACCTTTGCTTGGCCAGATCTACGCTTGGGAAACCGGTGATCTGCAATCGGCCCAAATACTGCCGCAGAACATCCGCAAGATGGCGGGTGCGTATTACGCTGCGACGCAATGGGCGGATCAGGTTTATTCGTTTGCGGAGCAGCGGACGCATTAAGGGTCCTTCCGCTACGCTGCGGCATAGGCTGGGTTAGCGCAGTGCGCGCTCGACATGTTTGTGGCCTTCTCACCGTTGTGCATTTCGTAAGGCAATGCCTCAACCTACGAAATACACAACGACGCCAAACACGTCAGATCACGCCACATCAACCCACGTAACCTTCATGCTGCCGAAACACCCGCCGCAATTCCTGCTGCGCCCGATCCACCAACACATCCGGCAACCGATCCGCCCTACTCTGCGCAGGCGGCGTCGCACGATCGATCACATGGTTCTCAGCCAGCATCTGGATCATCGCCAGATGATCCGCCGCCAGTAACGCGTTACCCAATTCCGTCACCGGCGCCCGGGATCGCGCTTCCAGCCGCTCGCGCAGTGCTTCAATGACATTCGGCGGCAATTCCCAATGCCTGGCCGCGCGCAGTGAGAGATGGTTGGCCATACTCACATAGCCCACCAGAAAACTGCGGCTGAACACACCAAGTGTGGGCGGCGCTTCCTGATCGAGTACACGCACCATGGCGCCGACACCCGCATTGCAAACCACACCGGCGAGATAGGCTTCAAACGGGTCGCCGTGTCCTTTCGCCAGATACATGCTGGCGTGTGCACAGCGCTCGGCGTGATCCCACAGACGCTGCCCAGCGGCATGGCCTAGCATGCCGGCGCTGGCGTGCAGGATGGGTTTCATCACGTGCTGGGTCACCATCTGGCGCAAACCATCTTGCCCGAGCAGTACCACCGCATGCTGCAGGCTGCTGACCGGCCGGGCGGTGCGGTAATGCGCACTGCGGCTGACCCGCATCACCTCGCCTACCAGCACCGGATCGCGGCTGATCAGCTTTGCGACCTTGGTGCCATCGGAGCTGTCGCTTTTCAGCAAGCGCAGCAATTGCGGCAACACTTCCGGCAAACGCGGAAGGCTGCTGATATCAAAGCGATCGCCGCCGCAAAGCTCATCCAGCCGTTTGAGCATCACCTGTTCGGGCGGACGCAAATCGGCCGTGTCGGAACCAGGCATGCCGAGCACTAGGCGATAAAACCAGTCCTGCACATCGCCGCTGCTCAGGGCCGCCACCTGATCGTTCTTGGCAGTCTCTTCCGGCCAAGGCAAGACCACGCTGAAACGCGGCCGTTCCTTCGGCTCTTCGCGCCCGAACAGTCGCTTCCAGAATTGGCCCATATCCCCTCTCACCTTACGCCGGCAATGCGGCGATGCGCACACGGTTTAACCTGCGCTTTGCCGCTGATGCGATTTCTTGCGACGCGCCGTTGGCTTATATATCGGCAGCTTTAGGCAAGCCTTGACCTGCCTTGGCGGCGGAGAAAGCAAAACGGCCGCCCCGAGGCGGCCGTTCCGGAGGCGGGTACGGTTCCGGTTATTTGCGCGGCGCGACGATCGCCCCAATCAGATCTTTGCCATCCGCCCTCACCAAGTGCGGGTAACGCAGGCCGCCGTGATAGTCGACCTTCACGGTGCTGTACAGGTCCACGTTTTTCACCAGCAGTTCGATCGGTGCCTGCGAGTTCTTGGCCTCGGTAATCGCATCCTTCAACGCATCGGTGGAGAAGTCACGGCCATTCACGGCGACGATGGTCAGGCCCGGCACCATGCCGGCCTGGAAGGCGGGTCCGTTCCATTGCACATCATTGATGTGGCCGCTCTGATTCACGGTCAGCCCGATCGAATAGGCGAAGTTGGCACCATGGCGGATACCTTCCATCGCCTTCTCTTCGGCGTTGGGCTTGTCATCGAATACCAGCTTCCAGCCACCGCGTTCGATGCCTTGTTCGGGCAGTTGGTCGCCGGTGTAGTCAAGGCGTGCGCGCAGGAATGTCGACCAGTCAAACGGCTGCACCTGATTGAGCGTGTTGATCACGTCCTCGTAGGTGTAGGTCTTGGTGACGTAGCTGCCATTGTCCATGCCGTAGAAGGCGTGGGCGAAATCATCCAGTGAACGCTTGCCGCCGCTGAGTTCGCGGATCTTGGTATCGACGTCCAGCCACAGCAGCTGGCCTTCCGGATAGAAATCGGTATCGCGGACCCAGTTCATCCAGCTTTCCGAGCCGTAGTAGGTGAGCGGTGCGGCGTCGGCGGTATCCTGCAACGAACGCCATGCGCGGCCGGTGCGATAGGTCATTTCGCCAGCCATGTTGGCCATGGCATCGCGATATTGTTCCGGCGTCCAAAGCCCGGCGCGCGCTGTAAGTACGCTGCACCAGTAATCGGTCAGGCCTTCATAGACCCACAGCAGATCATCCTGCATCGGCACGCTGTTGAAGTCGGGTGTCCACAAATCAGCCGGACGACGGAATTTGCCGTTCCACGAATGGATCATTTCATGCGGCATCAGGCTTGCGGCGACCAGATGCATGTCGTCGTCGGTGAAGAAATCGGCCGGCAGGCGATCGTCGCTGGACTGATGGTGTTCCAGGCCGAAGTGCCCGGTGTGATCCGACAAGGTCAGCAGGAAATCGTAGTGGCTGTAGTGATGTGCACCGAATAGCAGGTTGGCCTGCGTGACGACGTTACGCTGCTGCTCAAGTTGCTTATCGGTCAGCTGCACGTCTTTGGAGGAATCCCCCACTACATTCAGATGCACCGGCACGCTGGCGCCTGGTGCCAGATCCACACGATTGAAATGTGCGCCCGCGATCAGCGGTGAGTCGACGAAATTGTTGAAGCTCAGCGGCTTGAAATGGATGGTGTTGCCCGATTGGCTATCGACTTCCAGCGCGCTTCCGAATTTCCAGCCCTCTGGCAGTTGCACGGTCGGCTGGATCTGGATTTGCCGCGTGTAGTAACCCGCCGGATAGAACGCTACCTGGTTGAATTCCATATCGACCAGATCCGGCGTGGCCGAAGCACTAGCGCCGAAGTTGCTGCCTTCGCCATCGCCGGGCGAGAGGAATTCGAATTCGAGATCGATCTGGCTCACGCCCTGCGGCACGTCCACATGAATCGCGAACATATCGCGCAGATCGCGTCGCCATGGCAGTTGCTTGCCGTTCGCACGGATGATCAGGCCAGAGACGTTTTGCACCGGAC from Dyella caseinilytica includes these protein-coding regions:
- a CDS encoding EAL and HDOD domain-containing protein, yielding MTTSTAAAPATATATPGNDVTHSLSDMLLPVVRSPMLDLEEELFAYELVFYRQGAGTDADTTLPDGVLSGITDGAITRLVRGNRAFMRMPRSLLLEQTDVLAHTPRLGLIIDPFQVRDTAVVQRLQQLALRNCPLMLDLGSLDPAACEPHGPLEPLLRLARYVRIDAKALDDDTLAKRCKQLFERGLGVIAGNVDDHLTYGRCKDLPFQSIQGRYLLVPQQIEVPVLTPNRLSLLRLMSALQENNAGPVELGDIIRDDAVLSYKLLGCVNSAYFALPRQLKSIQQAAIFFGVSRMRNWINTMALSSMDDRPPELLRAALIRAHMCEKLAHGMSTEQQDMAFMAGLLSLLDTLLCAPMEFVLSHLPLAPEIREALVEERGPFAPLLGQIYAWETGDLQSAQILPQNIRKMAGAYYAATQWADQVYSFAEQRTH
- a CDS encoding M61 family metallopeptidase produces the protein MKSHALRFSLIAAAVFAACSLSATVAAQSESVGTPTSVDQPYAGMLTVNVDLTDAGKRIFRSHETIPVKPGAFTLFYPKWIPGEHAPSGPVQNVSGLIIRANGKQLPWRRDLRDMFAIHVDVPQGVSQIDLEFEFLSPGDGEGSNFGASASATPDLVDMEFNQVAFYPAGYYTRQIQIQPTVQLPEGWKFGSALEVDSQSGNTIHFKPLSFNNFVDSPLIAGAHFNRVDLAPGASVPVHLNVVGDSSKDVQLTDKQLEQQRNVVTQANLLFGAHHYSHYDFLLTLSDHTGHFGLEHHQSSDDRLPADFFTDDDMHLVAASLMPHEMIHSWNGKFRRPADLWTPDFNSVPMQDDLLWVYEGLTDYWCSVLTARAGLWTPEQYRDAMANMAGEMTYRTGRAWRSLQDTADAAPLTYYGSESWMNWVRDTDFYPEGQLLWLDVDTKIRELSGGKRSLDDFAHAFYGMDNGSYVTKTYTYEDVINTLNQVQPFDWSTFLRARLDYTGDQLPEQGIERGGWKLVFDDKPNAEEKAMEGIRHGANFAYSIGLTVNQSGHINDVQWNGPAFQAGMVPGLTIVAVNGRDFSTDALKDAITEAKNSQAPIELLVKNVDLYSTVKVDYHGGLRYPHLVRADGKDLIGAIVAPRK
- a CDS encoding HDOD domain-containing protein, which translates into the protein MGQFWKRLFGREEPKERPRFSVVLPWPEETAKNDQVAALSSGDVQDWFYRLVLGMPGSDTADLRPPEQVMLKRLDELCGGDRFDISSLPRLPEVLPQLLRLLKSDSSDGTKVAKLISRDPVLVGEVMRVSRSAHYRTARPVSSLQHAVVLLGQDGLRQMVTQHVMKPILHASAGMLGHAAGQRLWDHAERCAHASMYLAKGHGDPFEAYLAGVVCNAGVGAMVRVLDQEAPPTLGVFSRSFLVGYVSMANHLSLRAARHWELPPNVIEALRERLEARSRAPVTELGNALLAADHLAMIQMLAENHVIDRATPPAQSRADRLPDVLVDRAQQELRRVFRQHEGYVG